A genomic segment from Muntiacus reevesi chromosome 15, mMunRee1.1, whole genome shotgun sequence encodes:
- the CFAP161 gene encoding cilia- and flagella-associated protein 161 produces the protein MAQNLYGPRVRIGNWNEDVYLEEEIMKDFLAKRDKGQLLIQRNRRLKENLLRPMQLSISEDGYIHYGDKVMLVSPEHPETEADLFLRGDLSLCMTPDEIKAHLSNELEVPCGLSAAQIKIPVGRNTFTILCAAGEVIGQVLRYGQNFRLGITGGFDDRMLYLSSDHRTLLKSSKRSWLQEVSLTHEDSYLNCWQAAFPDPQLRLEYEGSPVPANTKILLTHCHTNRGLAAHRHLFLRTYFGKEAEVAAHTYLDSHRVEKPKNHWMLVTGAPRKDLSTMLDLPKPPAEDTRALEQFRICKFNQPPNV, from the exons ATGGCGCAGAACCTGTACGGTCCACGAGTCCGGATTGGCAACTGGAATGAGGACGTCTACCTGGAGGAG GAGATCATGAAAGACTTCTTAGCAAAGAGGGATAAGGGACAACTTCTCatacagagaaacagaagacTAAAAGAGAATCTTTTGAGACCG ATGCAGCTTTCCATATCTGAAGACGGATACATTCACTACGGTGACAAAGTGATGCTTGTGAGTCCCGAACATCCTGAGACAGAGGCTGATCTGTTTCTGCGTGGGGACCTCAGCCTGTGTATGACTCCAGATGAGATTAAAGCCCATCTGAGCAATGAATTAGAGGTGCCCTGTGGCCTAAGCGCAGCTCAAATCAAGATCCCAGTTGGCAGAAACACTTTTACTATTTTGTG TGCAGCTGGAGAGGTCATCGGTCAAGTCCTCAGATACGGACAGAACTTCCGCCTCGGGATAACAGGAGGATTTGACGACAGAATG TTATATTTATCAAGTGACCACAGGACCCTTCTGAAGTCATCCAAGAGGTCCTGGCTCCAGGAGGTGTCCCTGACGCATGAGGATTCCTACCTGAACTGCTGGCAGGCTGCCTTCCCCGATCCCCAGCTTCGCCTGGAGTACGAGGGCTCCCCCGTCCCG gCAAACACAAAGATTCTTCTCACTCACTGCCACACGAATCGCGGGCTGGCGGCCCACCGGCATCTTTTCCTAAG AACCTATTTTGGAAAGGAAGCAGAGGTCGCTGCTCACACCTATCTGGATTCACACAGAGTTGAAAAGCCAAAGAACCACTGGATGTTGGTGACTGGAGCTCCCAGGAAGGACTTGTCCACCATGTTGGACCTGCCCAAGCCTCCGGCAGAGGACACCCGAGCCCTGGAGCAA TTTCGAATCTGCAAATTCAACCAACCGCCCAACGTGTAG